One Salvelinus sp. IW2-2015 linkage group LG4q.2, ASM291031v2, whole genome shotgun sequence DNA window includes the following coding sequences:
- the wdr89 gene encoding WD repeat-containing protein 89, giving the protein MESLGEKFKALSITRRVQPDELTYLLDLSHQTVSGPGLVAVCCSNLSIRLHSEDSLSLLREYQGHSGAICGVCFSHTSPDLLFSGSADGTVRTWDVRCPGSEAAQVFKSDSSHHFCSFDVSCSDVVLCAGTEQVDENDSFLVFWDARMAKEKGGVLGVYSESHSDDITQVRFHPRNADHLASGSTDGLVNVFDLSLGAEEEALLATCNCGSSASSVCWAGKDFNQLLCLSHDEGLHLWDLGQLDTDKPLTLFSAADARSLTPLSDEVALDYFVGGTWLEEAGCLLVLGGTNNGDIHLLECSEEGLCLLRSLQGGHSSTVRCFLWDPAGEALLTGGEDAQLLLWKPGAEEFTSGKRDTLKSASALKLKSRPYKKHGSKRDKKLEV; this is encoded by the coding sequence ATGGAGAGTCTGGGGGAGAAGTTCAAAGCTCTGTCCATCACTCGGCGTGTCCAGCCAGATGAGCTCACCTACCTGCTGGACCTGTCCCACCAGACTGTCTCAGGCCCAGGGTTGGTGGCCGTATGCTGCTCCAACCTCTCCATCCGTTTGCACAGTGAGGACAGCCTCAGCCTGCTCAGGGAGTACCAGGGACATAGTGGTGCAATCTGTGGGGTGTGCTTTTCCCACACCTCCCCTGACCTGCTCTTCTCAGGCTCTGCTGATGGGACAGTGAGGACGTGGGATGTCCGCTGCCCTGGTTCAGAGGCAGCACAGGTGTTCAAGAGTGACTCCTCCCACCACTTCTGCAGCTTTGATGTGAGCTGCAGCGATGTGGTCCTATGTGCAGGCACTGAGCAGGTCGATGAAAATGATAGCTTCTTGGTTTTCTGGGATGCCCGCATGGcaaaggagaagggaggggttCTGGGTGTGTACTCTGAGTCCCACAGTGATGACATCACGCAGGTGCGTTTCCACCCCCGGAATGCCGACCACTTGGCGTCTGGCTCCACTGATGGCCTGGTGAATGTGTTTGACCTGAGCCTTGGTGCAGAGGAGGAGGCCCTGCTGGCTACCTGTAACTGTGGCTCCTCTGCTAGCTCAGTGTGCTGGGCAGGGAAGGACTTCAACCAGCTGCTGTGCCTCAGCCACGATGAGGGCCTCCATCTGTGGGACCTGGGTCAGCTGGACACAGACAAGCCCCTCACACTCTTCAGTGCCGCTGACGCCCGCAGCCTGACCCCTCTCTCTGATGAAGTGGCCCTGGATTACTTTGTTGGCGGGACTTGGCTGGAGGAGGCAGGGTGCTTACTAGTGCTAGGTGGGACAAACAATGGAGACATCCACCTTCTGGAGTGTAGTGAGGAAGGTCTGTGTCTGCTGAGGTCCCTCCAAGGGGGCCACTCTTCCACAGTGCGCTGCTTCCTCTGGGATCCCGCAGGGGAGGCCCTGCTCACGGGAGGGGAGGATGCACAGCTGCTCTTGTGGAAGCCAGGGGCGGAGGAATTCACCTCAGGGAAGAGGGACACCCTGAAGAGTGCCTCTGCATTAAAACTCAAATCTAGACCATACAAGAAGCATGGCTCCAAGAGGGATAAGAAGCTAGAAGTGTGA